A genomic stretch from Candidatus Methanomassiliicoccus intestinalis Issoire-Mx1 includes:
- a CDS encoding ubiquitin family protein gives MTTIQRKLEEAIKVHNLSDIELTIYSRYQCGESIGMIAADLKMEEQEVYKIVHSAIEKFPEGTARPLDY, from the coding sequence TTGACAACAATTCAAAGAAAGCTTGAAGAGGCAATTAAGGTACATAATCTAAGCGATATTGAGTTAACGATATATTCAAGATACCAATGCGGAGAAAGCATTGGTATGATCGCAGCAGACTTGAAAATGGAAGAACAAGAAGTTTACAAAATTGTACATTCAGCAATTGAAAAGTTTCCTGAAGGTACAGCAAGACCTCTTGACTACTGA
- a CDS encoding InlB B-repeat-containing protein: MKRKEIMLGAVALVLVFCLSSLALAVNDDAETNDNGVVLSSSVSPTSFSPTQYSSATVSVSGARVTISVSDSNVGSAIDDIYKINWGDSGSSELNSYNNGSASHTYTSNGHYSISISIETWKDGANKLATTSKTISVTIDHYSSSTPTYTVTYNLSGGHVVSSMSTTRTVTSGTTITLPGIGDVEKDGTYLNGWALNSTSGTKYTTLGQYTVRSNVTFYAVWATEVYKVYLHSNGGVSDYWYSFIVTDDNHRVVLPSDGFSREGYYLDSWNTSADGSGTKYALGSTYTASAEGEKLYAIWKMPTVTLNCDDLIDYLETDKDNIALLNNSADIPVGTTIKLPQMPATISEDGWVQLMTGWRDQAGNAVGYSYTVPAQESITLTPVRTDYFKVDVTQDPIVSITISNSMSECTSHTVEWGDGKTDTAGSVVSDVLRHTYEANSAYAITLTSYEYDVSVSGSYSIQIVKASSDLTTYTVTFTSNGGSKVQNQVIVENNKVSKPADPLRTGYRFAGWFSDAELTTEYDFNEPVKSNLTLYAKWEDASKYTISFNTNGGSEIENQTVGANTNAVKPDNPTKKGYTFAGWFTDAELVSEYNFNTLVNSNITLYAKWDEKSSSGILSSIPWWIWLIVLLIIVCIILYVIFG; encoded by the coding sequence ATGAAGCGCAAAGAGATAATGCTTGGAGCGGTAGCCCTTGTTCTCGTCTTCTGCCTATCATCACTTGCATTAGCGGTTAATGACGATGCTGAAACTAATGACAACGGTGTTGTACTATCAAGCAGTGTAAGCCCAACTTCATTTTCTCCTACCCAGTATTCAAGTGCTACTGTAAGCGTATCAGGTGCAAGAGTCACGATAAGTGTGAGTGATTCTAATGTTGGCTCTGCCATTGATGATATTTACAAAATCAACTGGGGAGACAGCGGCTCATCTGAACTGAACTCATACAATAATGGATCAGCATCCCATACTTACACATCAAACGGACATTACAGCATATCAATATCAATCGAAACATGGAAAGACGGGGCGAATAAACTAGCAACAACATCTAAAACGATCAGTGTAACCATCGATCACTACTCTTCATCAACCCCGACTTACACAGTCACATACAATCTGTCTGGCGGTCACGTAGTATCATCAATGTCAACAACACGCACTGTTACATCTGGTACAACCATCACGCTTCCAGGCATTGGTGATGTGGAGAAGGACGGCACGTACCTGAACGGCTGGGCTCTTAATTCCACGTCAGGAACTAAGTATACAACATTAGGACAATACACAGTCAGATCAAACGTCACATTCTATGCCGTCTGGGCGACTGAAGTTTACAAAGTGTATCTGCATTCAAATGGCGGTGTCTCTGATTACTGGTATTCATTCATCGTCACTGATGATAATCACCGTGTTGTTTTGCCTTCAGATGGATTTTCAAGAGAAGGATATTATCTTGACAGTTGGAACACATCAGCAGACGGTTCAGGCACTAAATACGCTCTTGGAAGCACATATACAGCATCAGCAGAAGGAGAAAAGCTCTATGCAATTTGGAAAATGCCTACTGTGACTCTGAACTGTGATGATCTCATCGACTACTTAGAAACAGACAAAGACAACATCGCATTGCTCAATAATTCAGCAGACATTCCCGTAGGAACAACCATAAAGTTACCGCAAATGCCAGCTACAATATCTGAAGACGGCTGGGTACAGCTTATGACTGGCTGGAGAGATCAGGCAGGCAATGCAGTAGGCTACAGCTATACCGTGCCTGCTCAGGAATCCATCACTCTGACTCCTGTCAGAACCGACTATTTCAAAGTCGATGTCACGCAAGACCCGATTGTTTCAATCACCATCAGCAACAGCATGTCTGAATGTACGTCTCATACGGTCGAATGGGGAGACGGAAAAACAGATACTGCGGGTTCAGTCGTCAGTGATGTTCTGAGACATACATACGAAGCAAATTCTGCTTATGCCATCACTCTGACATCATACGAGTATGACGTCAGCGTCAGCGGGTCGTACTCAATTCAGATTGTCAAAGCTTCATCAGATCTGACAACCTATACTGTCACTTTTACCAGCAACGGTGGTAGCAAAGTGCAGAATCAGGTCATTGTTGAGAATAACAAAGTGTCTAAGCCCGCTGATCCGCTTCGAACCGGCTACCGCTTTGCCGGCTGGTTCAGCGATGCAGAATTAACCACAGAATATGACTTTAACGAGCCAGTAAAAAGTAATCTCACATTATATGCGAAATGGGAAGACGCTTCAAAGTACACGATCTCATTCAACACCAACGGTGGTAGTGAGATAGAAAATCAGACCGTGGGCGCCAACACCAATGCCGTGAAACCAGACAACCCAACTAAAAAAGGATACACCTTTGCCGGCTGGTTCACTGATGCGGAATTGGTTTCTGAATACAATTTTAATACGCTCGTCAATTCTAACATAACTCTCTATGCCAAGTGGGATGAAAAATCTAGTTCTGGCATCTTATCTTCAATTCCATGGTGGATTTGGTTAATTGTTCTGTTGATCATTGTCTGCATCATACTTTACGTGATTTTTGGGTGA
- a CDS encoding ribbon-helix-helix domain-containing protein has translation MNEEDIPFFDIDIDDETLDDLKELACKESYDNLNDFILYIISSHIDARDAQMRDGKVAIELTGFDLDVVKEIAEETECADLSECVYDMIQAAIKERNETPIIISLPNHLISLIDESVDKGKYESRSQMINFILRGYFGTIGKILR, from the coding sequence ATGAATGAAGAGGATATCCCATTTTTTGACATTGATATTGATGATGAAACTTTAGATGATTTGAAAGAGCTAGCATGCAAGGAGAGTTATGACAATTTAAATGACTTTATTCTATACATAATCTCATCTCACATTGATGCACGAGATGCGCAGATGCGAGATGGAAAAGTAGCAATTGAGCTCACTGGCTTTGATCTTGATGTTGTCAAAGAAATTGCAGAAGAGACAGAATGCGCTGATCTGTCTGAATGTGTCTATGACATGATACAGGCTGCAATCAAAGAACGTAATGAGACGCCTATTATTATCTCGTTGCCGAATCATTTAATATCTCTGATTGATGAAAGTGTTGATAAAGGCAAATACGAGTCAAGAAGCCAGATGATTAATTTTATTTTACGTGGCTACTTTGGAACGATAGGAAAAATACTTCGTTGA
- a CDS encoding hydrogenase large subunit has product MGKSTIIPFGPQHPVLPEPVHLDLEIQDEKVIRAIPSIGYVHRGLEKLTETKDYNEMFYVIERICGICSFGHGWGYTLAVEGLMDVEIPDRADYLRTAFHELSRVHSHLLWLGLLADGLGFESLFMHCWRLRERVLDLFEKTTGGRVIFSICKVGGLRKDITPDMQNEILKTIKDLRAEIKSITNVFDDVSVKNRLCGVGWLSKSEAIDLCAVGPVARGSGVNNDIRLTGIGKYLDLGFKPILEEEGDCYARCKVRIREIFQSLDLIERIMLELPQGPVDVPVKGMPPSKEFIVRVEQPRGEAFYYVQGNGTKYLQRMRVRTPTNANIPAMVKTLQGCDLTDVSMLILTIDPCISCTER; this is encoded by the coding sequence ATGGGAAAGAGTACGATCATTCCGTTTGGACCACAGCACCCAGTACTTCCTGAACCAGTGCATCTTGATCTTGAAATACAAGATGAGAAAGTGATCCGAGCCATCCCCTCAATCGGATATGTCCACAGGGGTTTGGAAAAATTAACAGAAACAAAAGATTACAATGAAATGTTCTACGTAATCGAGAGAATCTGTGGAATCTGCAGTTTTGGTCATGGCTGGGGATACACCTTAGCCGTTGAAGGGCTCATGGATGTTGAGATACCAGATCGTGCAGATTATTTAAGAACTGCATTCCATGAACTTTCTAGAGTTCACAGCCATTTATTGTGGTTAGGGCTTCTGGCAGACGGACTTGGATTCGAAAGCTTGTTTATGCATTGCTGGAGACTCCGCGAAAGAGTTCTAGATCTGTTCGAAAAAACTACTGGAGGTCGAGTAATCTTTTCTATCTGTAAAGTCGGCGGATTACGGAAAGATATAACTCCAGATATGCAGAACGAGATCCTGAAAACCATAAAGGATCTAAGGGCCGAGATCAAATCAATAACCAATGTTTTTGATGATGTCTCAGTAAAGAACAGGTTATGCGGAGTAGGGTGGCTTTCTAAGTCAGAAGCTATAGATCTTTGCGCAGTAGGGCCGGTAGCTCGTGGTTCTGGAGTTAACAATGATATCAGATTAACCGGTATCGGAAAATATCTGGATCTGGGATTCAAGCCCATTCTAGAGGAAGAAGGGGATTGCTATGCACGATGCAAAGTAAGGATCAGGGAGATTTTCCAATCACTGGATCTTATTGAAAGAATCATGCTTGAGCTTCCTCAGGGACCAGTCGATGTACCTGTCAAAGGAATGCCACCATCTAAAGAATTTATTGTGAGAGTAGAACAGCCTAGAGGTGAAGCATTCTATTATGTGCAGGGAAATGGAACAAAATATCTTCAGAGAATGCGTGTAAGAACACCTACCAACGCAAATATCCCTGCAATGGTAAAGACTCTGCAGGGCTGCGATCTTACGGACGTTTCCATGCTGATCCTGACGATTGATCCATGTATAAGCTGTACGGAGCGGTGA
- a CDS encoding ribbon-helix-helix domain-containing protein codes for MPKKLPKRVAFKVLVPEGLIPEIDELVAEGQYNGRGDLALTLIRKYIDDRRHENVVAHEYELHKYQCAKEKKRKQNEDQ; via the coding sequence ATGCCAAAAAAGTTGCCGAAACGGGTTGCATTCAAGGTACTCGTTCCTGAAGGTTTGATACCTGAGATTGATGAGTTGGTTGCTGAAGGACAATACAATGGTCGCGGTGATTTAGCCCTCACACTCATCAGAAAGTACATTGACGATCGTCGTCATGAGAATGTTGTAGCGCATGAATACGAGCTGCATAAATACCAGTGTGCCAAAGAAAAGAAGCGAAAACAGAATGAGGATCAGTAG
- a CDS encoding ribbon-helix-helix domain-containing protein, translating to MNTSEKVKTSATVVKISLSPKEIEKIDSTIDAGYALSRSDICRQALHRYLSTIDRLQSSRDIDADNPRYVKADSFHAYADHRDGCYRCDITNAICERIGTAGDCRMCIVPFIEKIGDSIDNNSKKA from the coding sequence GTGAATACAAGCGAGAAAGTGAAAACATCAGCCACTGTCGTCAAGATTTCTCTGTCACCAAAAGAAATTGAGAAGATAGACTCCACTATCGATGCTGGCTATGCACTTTCCCGCTCTGATATTTGCAGACAGGCACTGCATAGATACTTATCAACAATTGACAGGCTTCAAAGCAGCCGGGACATAGATGCAGACAATCCCAGATATGTGAAAGCAGATTCGTTTCATGCCTATGCAGATCATAGGGACGGGTGTTACAGATGCGATATAACAAATGCAATTTGTGAACGCATAGGTACTGCTGGTGATTGCAGAATGTGTATTGTGCCTTTTATAGAGAAAATCGGTGATAGCATTGACAACAATTCAAAGAAAGCTTGA
- a CDS encoding NADH-quinone oxidoreductase subunit B family protein, with translation MTYLSKSPWVIHYDGSSCNGCDIEVLACLTPVYDVERFGIINTGDPKQADVFLITGSVNEQNKEVIKQIYEQMPDPKVVIAIGICANSGGIFRDCYNVMGGVDTVIPVDVYVPGCAARPEAIIDGVVKGLGILEEKRKLSESAKEASK, from the coding sequence ATGACATACTTATCAAAATCCCCATGGGTAATACACTACGATGGATCTAGCTGTAATGGATGCGACATAGAGGTATTAGCTTGCTTAACTCCTGTGTATGATGTAGAGAGATTTGGGATAATAAATACTGGAGATCCCAAACAAGCCGATGTATTCCTCATCACTGGCTCTGTGAATGAACAAAACAAAGAGGTCATAAAACAGATCTATGAACAGATGCCAGATCCAAAAGTTGTAATTGCTATCGGCATATGCGCAAATTCTGGTGGAATTTTCAGAGATTGCTACAATGTTATGGGTGGAGTGGACACTGTAATACCTGTAGATGTTTATGTTCCAGGATGTGCAGCACGACCAGAAGCTATAATTGATGGCGTTGTGAAAGGATTGGGCATCTTAGAAGAAAAACGAAAATTATCAGAGTCTGCAAAGGAGGCTTCAAAATGA
- a CDS encoding ribbon-helix-helix domain-containing protein yields MKSKSNSEIVSVRLPHKVLEDIDNKVADGYVMNKADFVRLAILEKISRDNKKQIQTL; encoded by the coding sequence ATGAAATCTAAATCAAATAGTGAGATCGTCTCAGTGAGACTGCCACACAAGGTTTTAGAGGACATAGACAACAAAGTAGCAGATGGTTATGTAATGAATAAAGCTGACTTTGTTCGTCTGGCAATCTTAGAAAAGATCTCACGAGACAATAAAAAACAAATTCAAACCCTTTAA
- a CDS encoding tyrosine-type recombinase/integrase yields MGRYPTTIETCTEKLCEHIKNEEFAMDSTVRYYRNQVQCVFRILHQRDETLLPYTVTKDDVKWLLDTLIDGEYAVNTIKGYMQALRRICIFYNNTAVHETKYRLQYDTRPNADWLTLEQGEQLVAVKKTVPQELVIHLELCTGLRRVEVARLKTSSIKNGYLDVLGKGRMGGKPRVVPFHKDTQKIVNMYAEYRHGLVTRSMNHWGADVDIPDQFMIWIDENDVLHPYSTVKTTGIDKIVAGVERSLPFHFSNHTLRRTFGRTLHKAKAPLVSIMKLLGHDDVKTTIQYLGLNFDDMTEAMELSPFSYEFSTE; encoded by the coding sequence ATGGGAAGATATCCAACGACTATTGAAACGTGTACAGAGAAACTTTGCGAGCATATCAAAAATGAAGAGTTTGCAATGGATTCCACAGTTAGATATTATCGGAACCAAGTCCAATGCGTTTTCAGAATCTTACACCAGCGAGACGAGACACTACTTCCATACACAGTTACAAAAGACGATGTGAAGTGGCTTCTAGATACTCTGATTGACGGCGAGTATGCAGTAAATACTATCAAGGGGTATATGCAGGCTCTTAGGCGTATCTGCATATTTTACAACAACACAGCAGTACATGAAACAAAATACAGACTGCAATACGACACGAGACCTAACGCTGACTGGCTGACTCTTGAACAGGGTGAACAGCTTGTAGCTGTTAAGAAAACCGTACCGCAAGAGCTTGTAATACATCTTGAGTTATGTACAGGATTGAGAAGAGTTGAGGTTGCTAGGCTCAAGACAAGTTCAATCAAAAATGGGTATCTAGATGTTCTTGGAAAAGGAAGAATGGGAGGGAAGCCCAGAGTCGTTCCGTTCCATAAGGACACTCAGAAGATTGTAAACATGTATGCGGAGTACAGGCACGGCCTTGTAACAAGATCAATGAATCATTGGGGAGCGGATGTTGACATTCCAGATCAGTTCATGATTTGGATAGATGAAAACGATGTTCTGCACCCTTATTCAACAGTTAAAACAACTGGCATAGATAAAATCGTTGCTGGTGTTGAAAGGAGCCTGCCTTTCCATTTTTCAAATCATACATTGCGTCGAACCTTTGGTCGCACTCTTCACAAAGCTAAAGCACCTCTCGTATCCATAATGAAACTGCTTGGACACGATGATGTAAAGACGACAATTCAGTATCTTGGATTGAATTTTGATGATATGACGGAGGCAATGGAATTGTCTCCGTTTAGCTATGAATTTTCTACAGAATAA
- a CDS encoding ribbon-helix-helix domain-containing protein: MPTKVPPKKSFRVLVPEELEPKIDKLVEEGHYNGKSDFAMRLIRDYIDKKEEEETVRKKYEILKAEKKLKESSNDEKE, from the coding sequence ATGCCAACTAAGGTACCGCCGAAAAAGTCGTTTAGGGTTCTTGTACCAGAAGAATTAGAGCCGAAGATCGATAAATTAGTCGAAGAAGGACATTACAATGGAAAAAGTGATTTTGCGATGCGGTTAATCAGAGACTACATTGACAAGAAAGAGGAAGAAGAAACAGTACGAAAAAAGTATGAGATTTTAAAAGCTGAAAAGAAGCTGAAAGAATCGTCAAATGACGAAAAAGAGTGA
- a CDS encoding ribbon-helix-helix domain-containing protein: MTAEIVIRLPDLIVEYIDNKIKLGEYLSRNDYIRHILRCTMEKEEMWTDL, from the coding sequence ATGACAGCAGAAATTGTTATCAGGCTTCCTGATTTGATAGTTGAATACATAGACAACAAGATCAAACTCGGTGAATATCTGAGCAGGAACGATTATATCAGGCACATACTGAGGTGCACAATGGAAAAAGAAGAAATGTGGACTGATCTTTAG
- a CDS encoding respiratory chain complex I subunit 1 family protein, whose translation MSTISMIILVIGYLVLAPILGCLLAGVDRKISARMQGRVGPSILQPYYDVRKFLEKDQITPNKVQDFYVMCFLLFIIITGCIFFSGGDLLLVIFALTLANVFLIVAAFSSYSPYSQIGAERELYQMMAYEPMVLLTAIGFYLVSGSFQVDAILSGDEMPFIYLIGIFIGFLFILTIKFRKSPFDLSMSHHAHQDLVRGLTTEFSGRSLAAVEISHWYENIMLLGFVFLFFCNGTIVGYVVGIVVCILAYFLEIVIDNCFARMKWQVALKSSWVVAIALGVINVGALMILQ comes from the coding sequence ATGAGTACTATTTCAATGATCATACTCGTAATTGGGTATCTTGTTCTAGCTCCGATACTGGGCTGTCTGTTGGCCGGCGTTGACAGAAAAATAAGTGCAAGGATGCAGGGCAGAGTCGGCCCATCCATACTGCAGCCATATTATGATGTACGCAAATTCCTGGAAAAGGATCAGATCACTCCAAACAAGGTCCAGGATTTCTATGTAATGTGCTTTTTGCTCTTCATAATCATAACTGGATGTATCTTCTTCTCTGGGGGAGATCTGCTGCTGGTAATCTTCGCACTTACGCTGGCGAATGTATTCCTGATAGTTGCAGCATTTTCTTCATATTCGCCCTATTCTCAGATTGGGGCGGAAAGAGAACTATACCAAATGATGGCGTATGAACCGATGGTTCTGCTGACTGCGATAGGATTCTATCTTGTATCAGGCAGTTTCCAGGTCGATGCAATACTATCCGGCGACGAGATGCCGTTCATTTATCTGATAGGTATATTCATCGGATTCCTGTTCATACTGACTATAAAATTCAGAAAGTCTCCATTTGATCTCAGCATGTCTCATCATGCTCACCAAGACTTAGTGAGAGGTTTAACAACTGAATTCTCAGGACGCTCCTTAGCTGCTGTAGAAATCTCTCATTGGTATGAAAATATCATGTTGCTGGGATTCGTGTTCCTGTTCTTCTGCAACGGAACTATTGTAGGTTATGTTGTTGGAATAGTCGTATGTATTCTGGCATACTTCCTGGAGATTGTCATAGACAATTGTTTTGCAAGAATGAAATGGCAGGTTGCACTGAAAAGTTCATGGGTAGTAGCCATTGCTTTAGGTGTAATCAATGTCGGTGCGTTAATGATACTGCAGTAA
- a CDS encoding NADH-quinone oxidoreductase subunit C has product MKDAIYTIQNFIQIDTSELLQKIRELNSEGYRLGQICGTPKGDEMELLYSLDKDLSLQNLKLTVSYEASIPSITEIYWPAFIYENEIHDLFGINFTDSKLDYHGNFFKLSKPTPWKQQAESEKEDA; this is encoded by the coding sequence ATGAAAGATGCTATCTATACAATTCAAAACTTCATTCAGATTGATACTTCAGAATTACTTCAAAAAATCAGGGAGCTTAACTCTGAAGGATACAGGCTGGGACAGATATGCGGGACCCCTAAGGGAGATGAAATGGAACTTCTCTATTCCTTGGATAAAGATCTCTCTCTTCAAAATTTGAAATTAACAGTTTCATACGAAGCCAGTATACCAAGTATAACCGAAATTTATTGGCCGGCATTCATTTACGAGAATGAGATACACGATCTGTTCGGAATAAACTTTACAGACAGCAAATTAGACTATCACGGAAACTTCTTCAAATTGTCTAAGCCAACACCCTGGAAACAACAGGCAGAGTCTGAAAAGGAGGATGCATAA
- a CDS encoding 4Fe-4S binding protein, which produces MGLASFKMAKTVLKSLFKKPATAMYPAVPREWTERTRGHVSIIEENCILCGICARKCPTNAISVDRKGKIWTINRMSCIQCESCVEACPKKCLAMAPSYTPPNVEKVTDVFEIPLPDKEKTEA; this is translated from the coding sequence ATGGGATTGGCATCTTTTAAAATGGCTAAAACCGTGCTCAAAAGTCTGTTCAAAAAACCTGCAACTGCAATGTATCCAGCAGTGCCTAGGGAATGGACTGAACGCACCAGGGGACATGTCAGCATCATCGAGGAAAACTGCATCTTATGCGGGATCTGTGCTCGTAAATGTCCCACGAATGCAATTTCTGTAGACCGCAAAGGCAAAATCTGGACAATCAACCGGATGTCATGCATTCAATGCGAATCTTGTGTTGAAGCATGTCCTAAAAAATGCTTAGCAATGGCACCTTCGTACACTCCGCCGAATGTAGAAAAAGTTACAGATGTATTTGAGATTCCATTGCCTGATAAAGAAAAAACAGAAGCATAA
- a CDS encoding leucine-rich repeat protein, which produces MVSLLLFSKKEGNNGGIFIQSRNKLAIALIALVALMLVIPLGMVTSDNQSDQTQSHVLSSSLDDFTFKEVYTTTGTGSSAVTTMTGYSVSAKTTNLKGDVVIPDSYKDLPVVRIDANGFRNCYDMTSVLIPYTIKTVGINAFTNCLKLNAVYYNSNSATSVETPYTDLTSPWYNAGSELNVVFGNIVTSISPYCFYNANHLKSVTLSPSTTTIGVHAFDKSSLESITIEHATKIDECAFKDCKQLNNLILPDSLTVIGVSAFQGCSSIESINIPKAVTNISNLAFADCTKLATINYNCNATSVSYSNTTSAWLNTGKDTENVTVVLSDDVKVLPSSAFYWFENLHSIIMNQTLTEFGQNAFYNCINLEEITIPASVTTLGSNAFYNCYKLAQINYNASNATGSISGSNIGKDVDDCILVIGESVTALQLSMFSNLDYYGTVYYNAPSVADLSVGSSSTPVFNSTGYRLYYSDPEKLAGFKLIIGDNVTNIPSGIFQKSSYLIEVTIGESVISIANSAFSGCQRLAVINYNAVAVSDASYTASTSPYGDSKAENQAGNSVAGGITLRIGENVRYIPESIFYNLVHLKNIEFNAKSLNEKIYTSSTTPWYNAGLSESEVTVTIGDNVTQIPAYCFAYFTSLKQASIGALVESIGNQAFAQTSLESITMPKTVQYTASSFPASAEVIKLDTFTITYNSNGGSEITSHKILQDRMLTKPDNPTKDGFTFAGWYSDAELTTEYDFNEPVTSDVTLYASWTVNNTDNPSDKHTSEDLPLWVYIVILLLCIVMFALICKVVL; this is translated from the coding sequence GTGGTTTCTTTACTCCTTTTTTCTAAAAAGGAAGGCAACAATGGAGGTATTTTCATTCAATCAAGAAATAAGTTAGCGATAGCTCTCATCGCCTTGGTTGCTCTGATGCTTGTCATTCCACTCGGAATGGTCACATCAGACAATCAAAGCGATCAGACACAAAGTCACGTTTTGTCGTCATCACTTGACGACTTCACATTCAAAGAAGTATATACGACAACAGGAACGGGCTCGTCTGCTGTGACTACGATGACTGGATACAGTGTGTCAGCAAAGACAACAAACCTGAAAGGAGATGTTGTCATCCCAGATTCTTACAAAGATTTGCCTGTTGTGCGGATCGATGCAAACGGTTTCAGAAACTGCTATGACATGACATCTGTTTTGATTCCGTATACAATCAAGACGGTAGGAATTAATGCATTCACCAACTGTCTGAAATTAAATGCAGTTTATTACAATTCAAATTCAGCGACAAGTGTAGAAACTCCATATACAGATCTTACAAGCCCGTGGTACAACGCTGGATCGGAACTTAACGTTGTATTCGGCAATATTGTTACAAGCATATCACCTTACTGTTTTTACAATGCAAATCATCTGAAGTCTGTCACTCTGAGTCCTTCAACGACTACTATTGGGGTTCATGCATTCGATAAGTCTTCACTCGAATCGATCACGATCGAGCATGCAACAAAGATCGATGAATGTGCATTCAAGGACTGTAAACAATTGAACAATCTGATACTGCCAGACTCACTGACAGTAATAGGGGTGTCAGCGTTCCAGGGCTGTTCATCTATTGAGAGTATCAATATTCCTAAAGCGGTAACTAACATCAGCAATCTTGCATTTGCAGACTGTACAAAGCTTGCAACGATCAATTACAACTGCAATGCAACATCAGTATCGTATAGCAACACAACATCCGCATGGCTTAACACCGGAAAAGACACCGAAAATGTGACTGTTGTTTTGTCTGATGATGTGAAGGTGCTGCCGTCTTCTGCATTCTACTGGTTCGAGAATCTACATAGCATCATAATGAATCAGACTCTTACAGAGTTCGGACAAAATGCATTTTATAACTGCATTAATTTAGAAGAAATAACAATACCCGCATCTGTAACAACACTTGGAAGCAATGCATTTTACAACTGCTACAAACTTGCACAAATAAACTACAACGCATCGAATGCGACAGGTTCGATATCTGGATCAAACATCGGGAAAGATGTTGATGACTGCATTCTTGTCATCGGTGAATCTGTGACTGCTCTGCAACTCTCTATGTTCTCAAATCTTGACTACTACGGAACAGTTTATTACAATGCTCCAAGTGTCGCCGATTTGAGTGTAGGAAGCAGCAGTACACCAGTATTCAACTCTACAGGATACAGGTTATACTATAGCGACCCAGAAAAGCTGGCAGGCTTCAAACTCATTATTGGAGACAATGTAACAAATATCCCGTCGGGCATATTCCAGAAATCATCGTATTTGATCGAGGTAACCATCGGTGAGTCTGTCATATCAATAGCAAATAGTGCATTCAGCGGTTGTCAACGTTTGGCAGTGATCAATTACAATGCAGTAGCTGTATCAGATGCTTCTTACACAGCATCAACATCCCCATATGGTGATAGTAAAGCTGAAAATCAAGCAGGCAACAGCGTTGCAGGCGGTATAACACTCAGAATCGGCGAGAACGTCAGATATATTCCAGAATCAATCTTCTATAATTTAGTTCACTTAAAGAATATAGAGTTTAATGCTAAATCACTAAATGAGAAGATATACACGTCGAGTACCACTCCATGGTACAACGCAGGGCTTTCAGAAAGTGAAGTTACTGTTACAATCGGAGACAATGTAACACAGATTCCTGCCTATTGTTTTGCTTACTTCACGTCACTGAAACAAGCAAGCATAGGTGCTCTTGTAGAATCAATAGGCAATCAGGCATTCGCTCAAACATCTCTTGAATCAATCACGATGCCTAAGACTGTACAGTATACAGCTTCGTCTTTTCCAGCCTCCGCTGAAGTCATTAAGCTCGACACATTCACAATCACATACAACAGCAACGGCGGATCAGAAATTACATCTCATAAAATACTGCAAGACCGCATGCTGACAAAACCAGACAACCCGACAAAAGACGGATTTACATTTGCAGGCTGGTATTCAGACGCAGAATTAACAACAGAATATGATTTTAACGAGCCGGTTACCAGTGACGTTACACTTTATGCATCATGGACGGTAAATAACACGGACAACCCTTCAGACAAACACACATCTGAAGACTTACCGTTGTGGGTCTACATTGTCATTCTGCTTCTGTGCATTGTTATGTTCGCATTGATTTGTAAGGTGGTACTATGA